In a genomic window of Gloeothece verrucosa PCC 7822:
- a CDS encoding Mu transposase C-terminal domain-containing protein gives MTPRIAYEQGLILTGEREHRHIAYDENFILATYPTTSKSTAKIQAGRGIKLHYLYYWSEAFRNPEIEGTSVPVRYDPFDVSVAYAYVQGRWVKCISQYYSIFEGRTEKELVLAAQEMKQQAKLTNRKIVISALRLADFLHSVQKHEALLLQRLRDLEGKNVLNALALEPTTKSSVRLTSTQIFPLSSYDSPITFSEVKTQSIPPKVELSSLPIFEEYR, from the coding sequence GTGACACCCCGAATTGCTTATGAACAGGGGTTAATCTTAACAGGAGAGCGAGAACATCGACATATTGCCTATGATGAAAACTTTATCTTAGCTACTTATCCCACGACCTCTAAATCCACAGCTAAAATTCAAGCCGGTCGCGGAATTAAACTGCATTATCTCTACTATTGGAGTGAGGCTTTTCGTAACCCGGAAATTGAAGGAACTTCTGTGCCAGTCCGTTATGACCCCTTTGATGTTAGTGTCGCTTATGCTTATGTCCAAGGACGTTGGGTCAAGTGCATTTCTCAATACTACAGCATTTTTGAAGGGCGAACTGAAAAAGAACTTGTTTTAGCGGCACAAGAAATGAAGCAACAGGCAAAACTCACCAATAGAAAAATTGTTATTTCTGCGCTTCGTCTAGCCGATTTTCTGCATAGTGTGCAAAAACATGAAGCTTTGCTACTACAACGTTTGCGAGATCTTGAAGGGAAAAATGTTCTTAACGCGCTCGCTCTTGAGCCTACAACAAAATCCTCTGTTAGGCTAACATCAACCCAAATTTTCCCATTATCATCATACGATTCACCAATTACTTTCTCCGAGGTAAAAACCCAATCAATTCCCCCAAAAGTTGAGCTTTCTTCTTTGCCTATATTTGAGGAGTATCGCTAA
- a CDS encoding glycoside hydrolase family 43 protein, which produces MSDNNLTSNFSAVPLTYTNPVYEGYLADPFIWKYFGVYYAIGTGAAEAAGDIDHPQTQSLVFPLLRSDNLVDWERMDNALVRPDSHLGDNFWAPEVAYNNGKFYLYYSVGHGDKNHQLRVAESVTPSGPYRDVGKSLSDPQSCPFAIDPHPFCDDDGQWYLFYARDFLDTEDEVRAGTALFVDKLQDMTTLSGEGKVVLRARSDWQRFLKDRLMYGKLFDWHTLEGPYVRKHSGRYYCFYSGGRWESDLYGVDYAVAELVMGPYSDVGNENGPRVLRSVNERVLGPGHNSIILGVDDRSEYIVYHAWDTKMTKRRMCLDKLIWTSQGPRSQGPTWTEQLLT; this is translated from the coding sequence ATGTCTGATAACAATCTCACATCTAATTTTTCTGCCGTTCCCCTGACTTATACTAATCCAGTGTACGAAGGCTATTTAGCAGATCCCTTTATTTGGAAATACTTTGGGGTTTATTATGCCATCGGCACAGGAGCGGCTGAAGCGGCAGGAGATATTGATCACCCACAGACTCAATCGTTAGTATTTCCTTTGTTGCGCTCAGATAATCTTGTTGACTGGGAACGGATGGATAATGCTTTAGTACGGCCTGATTCGCATTTGGGTGATAACTTTTGGGCCCCTGAAGTGGCTTATAACAACGGCAAATTTTATCTTTATTATTCAGTAGGGCATGGGGATAAAAATCATCAGTTGCGCGTTGCCGAAAGTGTCACTCCTAGCGGCCCCTATCGTGATGTGGGAAAATCGCTAAGTGATCCTCAATCTTGTCCGTTTGCTATCGATCCTCACCCATTTTGCGATGATGATGGGCAATGGTATTTGTTTTACGCTCGTGATTTTTTAGATACTGAGGATGAAGTTCGTGCCGGTACGGCGCTGTTTGTAGATAAGCTTCAAGATATGACAACTCTATCTGGAGAGGGAAAAGTTGTTCTACGAGCGCGTTCGGATTGGCAAAGATTTTTAAAAGATCGCTTAATGTATGGTAAGTTATTCGATTGGCATACTCTTGAAGGGCCTTATGTTCGCAAACATTCTGGGCGATACTACTGTTTCTATAGCGGAGGACGCTGGGAAAGTGATCTTTATGGTGTAGATTACGCTGTGGCTGAACTGGTGATGGGGCCTTACTCAGACGTAGGCAACGAAAACGGACCGAGGGTTTTACGTTCTGTTAATGAGCGTGTTTTAGGTCCTGGCCATAATTCAATAATTTTGGGGGTTGATGATCGTAGTGAGTATATTGTTTATCATGCTTGGGACACAAAGATGACAAAGCGGCGAATGTGCCTAGATAAGCTGATTTGGACATCACAAGGACCGCGCTCCCAAGGCCCGACTTGGACTGAACAACTGCTTACTTAG
- a CDS encoding phytanoyl-CoA dioxygenase family protein, whose protein sequence is MAKTINQVNYTETDLDKFALAIKQDGICVIPNVFNQELIEEWQQAFEKLFQERQKRPGGLAPREKARYYLTLPWIAPFANEEVFANRVVLEILNRVFWQEYVMVQLGCDIPVQGSDYQEIHRDFRPLFSEQIFTPAYALAINFPLVEVTPDNGPFQMARGTHLLSRAEGLAKIASGEIPMESFYLKPGDIIVRNPFALHRGSPNLTATPRPMIVMGYVIHWLHTPKVDLTLSQDYYQSLPAQTQQMLRCQVIEQLDINKAETYINFKY, encoded by the coding sequence ATGGCAAAAACAATCAATCAAGTTAACTATACAGAGACAGATTTAGATAAATTCGCTTTAGCTATTAAACAAGATGGAATTTGTGTCATCCCTAATGTTTTTAATCAAGAGTTAATTGAAGAGTGGCAACAAGCTTTTGAAAAGTTATTTCAAGAGCGTCAAAAGCGACCAGGGGGACTAGCCCCTCGTGAAAAAGCTCGCTATTATTTAACTTTACCTTGGATAGCCCCATTTGCTAATGAGGAAGTTTTTGCTAATAGAGTGGTTTTGGAAATTTTAAACCGCGTATTTTGGCAGGAATATGTAATGGTTCAACTCGGCTGTGATATACCTGTACAAGGTTCTGATTATCAAGAAATTCACCGAGATTTCCGCCCTTTATTTTCGGAACAAATATTTACTCCGGCTTACGCTTTAGCAATTAATTTTCCTTTGGTTGAAGTAACCCCAGATAATGGACCGTTCCAAATGGCGCGGGGGACACATCTTCTATCTCGTGCCGAAGGGTTAGCTAAAATTGCAAGCGGGGAAATCCCAATGGAATCTTTTTACCTAAAACCCGGTGACATTATCGTGCGAAATCCTTTTGCCTTACACCGAGGTTCTCCGAATTTGACGGCGACTCCAAGACCAATGATCGTCATGGGTTATGTTATTCACTGGTTACACACGCCAAAAGTAGATTTAACCCTCTCGCAAGATTATTATCAAAGTTTGCCAGCACAAACACAACAAATGCTACGTTGTCAGGTTATTGAGCAGTTAGACATCAATAAAGCTGAAACCTATATAAATTTTAAGTATTAA